The sequence GGGCGGCCACGAAGTGCTCGTGATCGAGCTTCCGCGCCGCGGCGCCTTCGGGGGCGCAGACTCACCGGAGCTGCACCAGCGTATCGCGCGAGCCCTGTCCTCGATCCACGAAGATCGCCCGGTCGTGGTCGGGGGCCATTCGCGCGGCGCTGTGGTGGCCTCCACCTACGCGGCGAACGCGCCGCGACTCGCCGGAGTGGTCCTGATCGGCACCTCGCACCCGAGGGATATGGACCTCAGCGGCCTCGCAGTACCGGTGACGAAGATCGTCGGCACGCGCGACGGGCTGGCGACTCCGGACGAGGTCGATCGGAACGCCCATCTGCTTCCCGCCCACACCCGCTGGGTATGGTTGGAAGGTGGTAACCATTCGCAGTTTGGCTGGTACGGCTTCCAGCCGATGGACAGGCGACCACGAATTGCGGCCGCTGAGCAACGCGCGGTCATGAACCGGGAGGTGCTCGATCTGCTGCACGCGGTCGGCCGAGCGACGCTTCGTGCGGAAAGCACAAGCAACCTCGAGGACGACAGTCACTGAGCCCGACGATCCACCCACCTGCGGCGGCGCGGAAGGTCCACCCCGGAACGGAAGGGTGATGGTATCGCGCGTCGACTCGGCCACGAGAACGCTTCGAGGGCTGTGAGCCGGCTCCGCCCTTGCGGAGGTCGCAGCCTCGCTCGTCTTTTGGTTCAGAGATCATCGGTAACCCCCAACCCGCCAAGACGTGTCCCCATTCTCTCATCGCGAGCGGTCCAACCGTGGGCTGAAGATTCTGACAGTGCTGCTGGCGATCGGCCTCCTGGCGACGCTCGGCTTGCTCTTCCAGACGCGCAGCCGGCTGGCGCAGGTCACGGCCACCGACGAGGCTCCGGACCAGCCGGCGGCGGTCGACTCGGCCCACGAGGCCGTCAGCTCCTCCGCCCCGGTCGCCGCGGAAAACTCGGTCGTCGCGGGAGACTCGGCCGCGGCACAGGAGCTCGCGCGGGCCGGCGCCGTCGCCGAGGCAGCCGCTACCTTCCCGGCTGCGGGGGCCGGCTCTCCGGTGCCTCCCACGGAAGGGTTCCTGCGGGCCGGTCGCCCGGGAGTCGACTACACGGCGGCGTACGTGGTCGACCGTGGTACCGGGCGCGTGCTCTACGAGTACAACGCCCATACTCCGGTGCCCACGGCGTCCATGGCGAAGATGATGACCAGCCTGATCGTCATG is a genomic window of Longimicrobiaceae bacterium containing:
- a CDS encoding alpha/beta fold hydrolase, with product MSRLWPIVRRVWIAAGLTAAAGFVLWSLVAYRANAEGRAAARPDSTVSVERAEGIWRFQPRTVRESAVLVFFPGGLVDPRAYAPLARSAAQGGHEVLVIELPRRGAFGGADSPELHQRIARALSSIHEDRPVVVGGHSRGAVVASTYAANAPRLAGVVLIGTSHPRDMDLSGLAVPVTKIVGTRDGLATPDEVDRNAHLLPAHTRWVWLEGGNHSQFGWYGFQPMDRRPRIAAAEQRAVMNREVLDLLHAVGRATLRAESTSNLEDDSH